In Bacillus sp. Cs-700, one genomic interval encodes:
- a CDS encoding GbsR/MarR family transcriptional regulator has protein sequence MHSLQDKRVENARERVIESISKNMDIYSVTPSVGRLYGAMFFEKEPMTLDEMKDKLQMSKTSMSTGVRTLIDLNMVDKVWRKGERKDLYEVKSDWYQTFTDFFCIHWRKGIEMNRDACKESISELMEVLDEDISKEEKMMAEADLDKMSYALGYYEWLNKVVDLFESRRIFDVIDKEEELK, from the coding sequence GTGCATAGTTTGCAAGATAAACGAGTAGAGAATGCAAGAGAACGAGTGATTGAATCAATCTCTAAAAACATGGATATTTATAGCGTAACTCCTTCTGTGGGGCGCTTATATGGCGCGATGTTTTTCGAAAAAGAGCCGATGACGCTTGATGAAATGAAGGATAAGCTTCAAATGAGTAAGACAAGTATGTCGACCGGAGTAAGGACATTAATCGACTTAAATATGGTGGATAAGGTGTGGAGAAAGGGGGAGCGTAAAGATCTTTACGAAGTGAAGTCAGATTGGTATCAAACCTTTACGGATTTCTTTTGTATCCATTGGCGAAAAGGAATTGAAATGAATCGGGATGCTTGCAAAGAATCGATTAGTGAGCTAATGGAAGTGTTAGATGAGGATATTTCGAAAGAAGAAAAAATGATGGCTGAAGCCGATTTAGATAAAATGTCTTACGCTCTTGGATATTATGAATGGTTGAATAAGGTAGTAGATTTATTTGAATCGCGGAGAATATTTGACGTAATTGATAAGGAAGAAGAACTGAAGTGA
- a CDS encoding glycine betaine/L-proline ABC transporter ATP-binding protein has protein sequence MEKAKITVKDVTKIFGKSPKQATKLLDQGKSKSDILKETGNTVGVNRASFDVYPGEIFVIMGLSGSGKSTLVRLLNRLIEPTSGQVLIDDEDIVRMKPEQLRDVRRKKLSMVFQRFALFPHKTVLENTEYGLEVQNISKEKRSGKAQESLELVGLKGYEKSYPSELSGGMQQRVGLARALANDPDVLLMDEAFSALDPLIRKDMQDELLELQESMEKTIVFITHDLDEALRIGDRIALMKDGSIVQIGTPEEIMTNPANDYVERFVEDVDLSKVLTASHVMKRAETLRADRGPRVALQLMREQKLSSLYIVDKKQKLIGAITADDAAKAIEAKKEIADILITDLPTVAPDTLLTDMFVKMASSSLPLPVIDENDKFKGIIVRGAVIGALAGNETESAKGEVS, from the coding sequence ATGGAGAAAGCCAAAATTACAGTAAAAGATGTAACCAAAATATTTGGCAAATCGCCCAAACAGGCTACAAAGCTTTTAGATCAGGGCAAATCAAAAAGTGATATTTTAAAAGAGACCGGAAATACGGTTGGTGTTAACCGCGCAAGTTTCGACGTATATCCCGGTGAAATCTTTGTCATCATGGGGCTATCAGGTAGTGGTAAATCTACACTTGTTCGGCTTCTCAATCGATTAATTGAACCTACTTCAGGTCAGGTTCTCATTGATGATGAAGATATCGTCAGGATGAAACCTGAACAACTTCGAGACGTTAGGCGCAAGAAGCTTAGTATGGTATTCCAGCGGTTCGCGCTATTTCCTCATAAGACAGTACTCGAAAATACAGAGTACGGACTAGAGGTACAGAACATTAGTAAAGAGAAACGGTCTGGAAAAGCGCAGGAATCACTCGAACTTGTTGGATTAAAAGGATATGAAAAAAGTTATCCTTCGGAACTAAGCGGAGGTATGCAGCAGCGTGTTGGTCTTGCCCGTGCTCTTGCAAATGATCCTGATGTTCTTTTAATGGATGAAGCTTTTAGTGCACTTGATCCACTTATTCGGAAAGACATGCAAGATGAACTTCTTGAACTTCAAGAGTCTATGGAGAAAACAATTGTGTTTATTACACATGACCTTGATGAAGCACTTCGTATCGGTGATCGGATCGCATTAATGAAAGACGGTTCCATTGTTCAAATTGGAACACCAGAAGAAATTATGACGAATCCTGCTAATGACTACGTTGAGCGATTTGTGGAAGACGTTGACCTTTCCAAAGTATTAACAGCTTCTCACGTCATGAAGCGAGCTGAAACACTAAGAGCTGATCGAGGCCCACGTGTAGCGCTTCAACTTATGCGAGAACAAAAACTTTCTAGCTTATATATCGTGGATAAAAAGCAAAAATTAATTGGTGCAATTACGGCGGATGATGCTGCAAAAGCCATAGAAGCAAAGAAAGAAATTGCTGATATTCTCATTACAGACCTTCCAACTGTCGCACCTGATACATTATTAACCGACATGTTTGTGAAAATGGCAAGCTCGTCTCTCCCACTTCCAGTCATTGATGAAAATGATAAGTTTAAAGGCATCATTGTACGAGGTGCTGTTATCGGAGCGCTAGCCGGCAATGAGACAGAATCAGCGAAAGGAGAGGTGAGCTAA
- a CDS encoding sugar-binding transcriptional regulator, with protein sequence MDKDKLTKVVEAARLYYQLDYSQQEIAKKLAVSRPTVSRLLKQAKAEGVVEIKIHDPSQDVHMLSSELADLFGLLETRVAIVPQFEDDLVKKHIGKIAADYLNTAIQDNDLIGVSWGTTLNEIGKNLRHKLLKNVSVVQLNGGISYSETNTYAYEVIQMLGRAFHATSHFLPVPAIVDHLLVKQTMEEDRHIRRVLDMGRNANIALFSVGIPTNDSVIVQADYVSKEELEVIHTRSVGEICSRFFDEKGKLIHKELNERTIGIDLQELSTKEKSILAAGGPKKVEAIYGALEGGYANVLITDHYTARALLEKKKQEEG encoded by the coding sequence ATGGATAAAGATAAACTAACAAAGGTGGTCGAAGCCGCCCGCTTATACTATCAATTGGACTATAGTCAACAGGAGATCGCAAAAAAATTAGCGGTTTCAAGGCCGACGGTTTCGCGTTTATTAAAACAAGCGAAAGCAGAAGGCGTTGTTGAAATTAAAATTCATGATCCATCCCAAGATGTTCATATGCTTTCATCAGAACTTGCTGATTTGTTTGGACTATTAGAAACGAGAGTCGCTATTGTTCCTCAATTTGAGGATGATCTTGTCAAAAAACATATCGGTAAAATTGCAGCTGATTATTTAAATACAGCTATTCAAGACAATGATTTGATTGGTGTTTCATGGGGAACCACGCTAAATGAGATTGGTAAGAACCTTCGTCATAAGTTACTGAAAAATGTTTCGGTTGTTCAATTAAATGGTGGCATTAGTTATTCAGAAACCAATACCTATGCTTATGAAGTGATTCAAATGCTTGGCCGTGCATTTCATGCTACGAGCCATTTCTTGCCTGTTCCTGCCATTGTTGACCATCTTCTTGTAAAGCAAACGATGGAAGAAGATAGACACATTCGTCGTGTTCTTGACATGGGTCGGAATGCGAATATTGCCTTATTTAGTGTTGGAATTCCAACAAATGACTCGGTTATTGTACAGGCAGATTATGTATCAAAAGAAGAGCTTGAAGTGATTCATACGAGATCTGTTGGTGAAATTTGTTCGAGATTTTTTGACGAAAAAGGGAAGCTCATTCATAAGGAATTAAATGAACGCACAATTGGAATTGATCTACAAGAGCTTTCTACAAAAGAAAAGTCGATATTGGCGGCTGGTGGTCCTAAGAAAGTTGAAGCGATATATGGGGCGTTGGAAGGTGGATATGCCAATGTTCTTATAACGGATCACTATACGGCTCGGGCTTTATTAG
- a CDS encoding glycine betaine ABC transporter substrate-binding protein has product MFNFKKGLTGLALFLSLTLILAACGGNNGGDSSEGSSEGGANVGEEVDYEIVGIEPGAGIMKATTSALEEYDSLKGWELIESSSAAMAAELGKAIEDEEPIIVTGWTPHWMFAKYDLKYLEDPNGLYGEEENIETFARKGLKEDQPSAHTILDQFNWTPEDMSSVMVEIQEGAKPEEAAQNWVNEHTDMVEEWTNGADEVDGEEISLAYVAWDSEIASTNVVAKVLESMGYKVELTQLDAASMFIAVSEGDADAMVAGWLPITHADLLDEYGDNMDRLGPNLKGAKTGLVVPSYVEADSIEDLKAAE; this is encoded by the coding sequence ATGTTTAACTTTAAAAAAGGTTTAACAGGATTAGCATTATTTTTGTCACTTACATTGATTCTTGCTGCTTGCGGCGGAAACAATGGCGGAGATAGTAGTGAAGGCTCTAGCGAAGGTGGAGCTAACGTTGGCGAAGAAGTAGACTATGAAATTGTCGGAATTGAACCTGGTGCTGGAATTATGAAAGCTACTACTTCTGCACTTGAAGAGTACGATAGCTTGAAAGGTTGGGAATTAATCGAGTCTTCTTCTGCAGCGATGGCCGCAGAACTTGGGAAAGCCATTGAAGACGAAGAGCCAATTATCGTAACTGGTTGGACGCCACACTGGATGTTCGCGAAATATGATCTTAAATACCTTGAAGATCCAAATGGACTTTATGGTGAAGAAGAAAACATCGAAACATTTGCACGTAAAGGATTAAAAGAAGACCAACCTTCTGCACATACAATTCTTGACCAGTTCAACTGGACTCCAGAAGATATGAGTTCTGTAATGGTTGAAATTCAAGAAGGTGCTAAGCCTGAAGAAGCCGCACAAAACTGGGTAAACGAACATACAGATATGGTTGAAGAATGGACAAACGGAGCCGATGAAGTAGACGGCGAAGAAATCTCACTTGCTTATGTTGCATGGGATTCTGAAATCGCAAGTACAAACGTCGTTGCGAAAGTACTTGAAAGTATGGGTTATAAAGTAGAGTTAACTCAGCTTGATGCTGCTTCTATGTTCATCGCTGTTTCTGAAGGTGATGCTGATGCTATGGTTGCTGGATGGCTACCAATCACTCATGCTGATTTACTAGATGAATATGGTGACAACATGGACCGTCTTGGACCAAACCTTAAAGGTGCGAAAACAGGACTTGTTGTTCCTTCTTATGTTGAAGCTGATTCGATTGAAGATTTAAAAGCAGCTGAATAA
- a CDS encoding glycine betaine ABC transporter substrate-binding protein: MKRLTVLLLSVLMVLAACGGDSGSEESDPIVISGKPWTEQYILPHLLAEYIKANSDYEVEVDAGVGEVNILQQALVDGDIDMYVEYTGTGLEAVLKESAESDESADEIFERVKKGYKDEYNLVWLEPLGFENGYTLAMTQKTNKEVNAETFSDIIPASNDLVFGGPHTFYEREDGYDALVEAYGFTYKDEVSLDPNIMYDALNEGEVDVIPAFTTDGRIARFDLATTEDDKQFFPPYYAAPIVRQEVLDSHPDLEKVVNEFAGSISEEEMSEMNAKVDMDGEEPEDVAVEFLKDKGLIE; this comes from the coding sequence TTGAAGAGATTGACCGTGCTTTTACTGAGTGTATTGATGGTTCTTGCTGCATGTGGGGGAGACAGTGGAAGTGAAGAAAGTGATCCAATCGTTATTTCCGGTAAGCCGTGGACAGAGCAATACATTTTACCGCATCTTCTTGCAGAGTACATAAAGGCGAATAGTGACTATGAAGTAGAAGTTGATGCAGGTGTTGGAGAAGTGAATATTCTTCAACAGGCGCTAGTTGATGGTGACATTGATATGTATGTTGAATATACGGGTACTGGTCTTGAAGCGGTATTAAAAGAAAGTGCTGAATCGGATGAATCGGCTGATGAAATTTTTGAACGAGTGAAAAAAGGCTATAAAGATGAATATAACCTTGTTTGGCTTGAACCTTTAGGTTTTGAAAATGGATACACGCTTGCGATGACCCAAAAAACAAATAAAGAGGTGAATGCAGAAACATTTTCAGACATCATCCCAGCGTCAAATGATTTGGTATTTGGTGGACCACACACATTCTATGAAAGAGAAGATGGTTACGATGCACTCGTAGAAGCTTATGGGTTTACTTACAAGGATGAAGTGAGTCTAGATCCAAACATCATGTATGATGCTTTAAATGAAGGTGAAGTTGACGTTATTCCTGCCTTTACCACTGATGGTCGAATTGCTCGTTTTGATCTTGCTACAACAGAAGACGATAAGCAATTCTTCCCACCATATTATGCTGCACCAATTGTTCGCCAGGAAGTTCTTGATTCCCATCCAGACCTTGAGAAGGTTGTGAATGAATTTGCTGGAAGTATTTCAGAAGAAGAAATGTCTGAGATGAATGCAAAAGTTGATATGGATGGAGAAGAACCTGAAGATGTAGCTGTTGAATTCTTGAAAGACAAGGGATTGATCGAATAA
- the tkt gene encoding transketolase → MTTTQMDSLAVNTIRTLAIDAVEKANSGHPGMPMGAAPMAYTLWSQFMNHNPSNPDWFNRDRFVLSAGHGSALLYSMLHLFGYDVTMEDLKSFRQWGSNTPGHPEFGETPGVDATTGPLGQGLAMATGMAMAERHLAATYNRDNFNVIDHYTYSICGDGDLMEGVSSESASLAAHLKLGRLIVMYDSNDISLDGDLDQSFSENVQQRYEAYGWQVIRVEDGNDMNAIADALKQAKSNTEQPTLIEVKTTIGYGSPNKGGKNTSHGAPLGKDEIQLVKENYQWTFEEDFYIPEEVKGQFADVKEAGSKKEQEWNELFNKYEAQYPELAKQLSAALNNELPEGWDSEVPTYERGTSTASRAASGEVLNALAKNNPQIFGGSADLASSNKTMLKDEQDFSPADYSGRNIWFGVREFGMAAAMNGIALHKGLRIFGATFFVFSDYLRPALRLSALMGVPVTYVFTHDSVAVGEDGPTHEPVEQLASLRAMPGLSVIRPADGNETAAAWKLSVEATDHPTALVLSRQNLPVVTDSHEQAYEGVKRGAYVVAGGENAEAILLASGSEVGLAVEAQELLSKEGISTSVVSMPSWDRFEKQSADYKQSVLPDNVTARLGIEMGVSFGWDKYVGQKGDILAIDRFGASAPGDTVIKEFGFTAENVVNKVKAMLSK, encoded by the coding sequence ATGACAACGACTCAAATGGATTCACTTGCTGTAAATACGATTCGTACGTTAGCAATCGATGCAGTTGAAAAAGCAAACTCAGGTCACCCAGGCATGCCGATGGGAGCTGCACCTATGGCCTACACGCTATGGAGTCAGTTCATGAATCACAATCCATCTAACCCGGATTGGTTTAACCGCGACCGTTTTGTTCTTTCAGCAGGTCACGGTTCAGCACTATTATATAGCATGCTTCACTTGTTTGGATATGACGTAACAATGGAAGATTTAAAATCATTCCGCCAGTGGGGAAGCAATACTCCAGGACACCCAGAATTCGGTGAGACACCCGGAGTAGACGCAACAACTGGACCGCTTGGCCAGGGACTTGCGATGGCAACTGGTATGGCTATGGCTGAACGTCATTTAGCAGCAACGTATAACCGAGATAACTTTAACGTCATTGATCACTATACGTACAGCATTTGCGGAGATGGCGACTTAATGGAAGGCGTATCTTCAGAATCTGCTTCTCTAGCTGCACATTTGAAGCTTGGTCGTCTTATTGTGATGTATGATTCAAACGACATCTCTCTTGATGGTGATCTTGATCAGTCCTTCTCAGAAAACGTTCAACAACGTTATGAAGCATACGGCTGGCAAGTGATTCGCGTTGAAGATGGAAATGACATGAATGCAATTGCGGACGCTCTTAAACAAGCGAAAAGCAATACAGAGCAACCGACACTAATTGAAGTGAAAACAACAATTGGGTATGGTTCGCCTAACAAAGGTGGCAAAAATACTTCACATGGTGCTCCGCTTGGTAAAGATGAAATTCAGCTAGTGAAAGAAAACTATCAGTGGACTTTCGAAGAAGATTTCTATATTCCTGAAGAAGTGAAAGGCCAATTTGCAGATGTTAAAGAAGCTGGAAGCAAAAAAGAGCAGGAATGGAATGAACTTTTCAATAAATACGAAGCACAATATCCAGAGCTTGCAAAGCAATTATCAGCAGCTCTAAATAACGAACTTCCTGAAGGATGGGATAGCGAAGTTCCTACTTATGAAAGAGGAACAAGTACAGCATCTCGTGCTGCATCTGGAGAAGTTCTTAATGCACTTGCTAAAAATAACCCGCAAATCTTTGGTGGATCAGCGGACCTTGCGTCTTCTAACAAAACAATGTTAAAAGATGAGCAGGACTTCTCACCAGCAGATTATAGCGGCCGTAATATTTGGTTCGGCGTACGTGAATTTGGAATGGCTGCAGCAATGAACGGAATTGCCCTTCATAAAGGTCTTCGTATCTTTGGAGCAACGTTCTTCGTATTCTCTGACTACCTTCGTCCTGCACTTCGTCTATCGGCATTGATGGGTGTACCTGTAACATACGTATTCACTCATGATAGCGTAGCAGTAGGAGAAGATGGTCCGACTCATGAACCTGTTGAGCAACTCGCCTCACTTCGTGCGATGCCAGGTCTTTCAGTTATCCGACCAGCGGATGGAAATGAAACTGCTGCAGCATGGAAGTTGTCTGTTGAAGCAACAGATCACCCAACAGCTCTAGTGCTTTCTCGTCAGAACCTTCCAGTAGTGACAGATTCGCATGAACAAGCTTACGAAGGCGTTAAACGCGGTGCGTATGTAGTGGCTGGTGGCGAGAATGCGGAAGCTATTCTTCTTGCGTCTGGATCTGAAGTTGGTTTAGCAGTAGAAGCGCAAGAACTTCTTTCGAAAGAAGGCATTTCAACTTCTGTTGTCAGCATGCCAAGCTGGGATCGATTTGAAAAACAATCAGCTGATTATAAGCAAAGCGTTTTACCAGATAACGTAACGGCTCGTCTTGGTATTGAAATGGGCGTATCATTTGGCTGGGATAAGTATGTTGGCCAAAAAGGTGATATTCTTGCGATTGACCGCTTTGGAGCATCTGCGCCTGGCGACACTGTTATTAAGGAATTTGGCTTTACTGCAGAAAATGTTGTCAATAAAGTTAAAGCAATGCTCTCCAAATAA
- a CDS encoding alpha-glucosidase, whose amino-acid sequence MAKQWWKESVVYQIYPRSFNDSNGDGIGDIKGITEKLDYLKELGIDVVWLSPVYKSPNDDNGYDISDYRKIMDEFGTMEDWEEMLAGMHQRGIRLVMDLVVNHSSDEHAWFTEARKSKDNPYRDYYIWREGKEGQPPNNWGSFFGGSAWEYDEESEEYFLHLFSKKQPDLNWENEKLREEVYDLMKFWLDKGADGFRMDVINLISKTPGFPDAEVTSDSAYQWGGDYFVNGPKFMDYMNEMNEKVLSKYDAMTVGEMPMATPEDGKRYTNEESGIVNMLFQFEHMDVTSGPGGKWDQQPWKLTDLKHIISKWQTELHGTGWNSLYMENHDQPRSVSVFGDDQQYRVESAKMLAAWLHFLQGTPYIYQGQELGMTNVYFDSIEDYEDIETLNMYQEEVGERGAKPEDVLKAIHKKGRDNARTPMQWNDQQNAGFTSGIPWLKVNDNYPEVNAQKALSDENSIFYFYKNLIRLRKELPVMIHGDYQLLLEENENLYVYTRSFDGTTLLVAANFSKETCELKLPEILNGGKLLVHNYSDVANQLHNESSMRPYEVKVYML is encoded by the coding sequence ATGGCAAAACAGTGGTGGAAAGAAAGCGTGGTTTATCAAATTTATCCTAGAAGTTTTAATGACAGCAACGGGGATGGAATTGGTGATATTAAAGGGATCACTGAAAAACTTGATTACTTGAAGGAGTTAGGCATTGATGTAGTGTGGTTATCACCGGTTTACAAGTCACCGAATGATGACAATGGCTATGATATTAGTGACTATCGGAAGATCATGGATGAATTCGGAACAATGGAAGACTGGGAAGAAATGTTAGCAGGGATGCATCAGCGAGGAATCCGTCTCGTGATGGACCTAGTTGTTAACCATTCCTCTGATGAACATGCATGGTTTACAGAAGCGAGAAAATCTAAAGACAATCCATATCGCGATTACTATATATGGCGAGAAGGAAAAGAAGGTCAGCCACCAAATAACTGGGGATCTTTTTTTGGGGGATCTGCTTGGGAATATGATGAAGAGAGTGAAGAATACTTTCTACATCTCTTTTCAAAAAAGCAACCTGACCTCAATTGGGAAAACGAAAAGCTAAGAGAAGAAGTGTATGATCTGATGAAATTCTGGCTCGATAAAGGGGCCGATGGATTCAGGATGGATGTGATTAATCTAATTTCCAAAACGCCTGGTTTTCCAGATGCCGAAGTAACGTCAGATTCTGCATATCAGTGGGGTGGAGACTATTTCGTAAATGGGCCTAAGTTCATGGATTATATGAACGAAATGAATGAAAAAGTATTATCAAAATATGATGCAATGACGGTTGGCGAGATGCCGATGGCTACGCCTGAAGATGGGAAACGGTACACGAATGAAGAAAGTGGTATAGTGAATATGCTATTTCAGTTTGAACATATGGATGTAACGAGCGGGCCAGGCGGTAAATGGGATCAGCAGCCCTGGAAACTAACAGATTTAAAGCATATTATTTCAAAATGGCAAACTGAGCTTCACGGAACAGGGTGGAATAGTTTGTACATGGAAAACCACGACCAGCCTCGTTCCGTTTCTGTGTTTGGCGATGATCAACAATATCGTGTAGAGTCAGCTAAAATGCTTGCAGCATGGCTTCATTTTCTGCAGGGAACACCCTATATTTATCAAGGACAAGAATTAGGAATGACAAATGTGTACTTTGATTCAATTGAAGACTATGAAGATATCGAGACGCTTAATATGTATCAGGAAGAGGTTGGTGAAAGAGGCGCTAAACCTGAAGATGTACTTAAAGCCATTCACAAAAAAGGCAGAGATAATGCGAGAACGCCTATGCAGTGGAATGATCAGCAAAATGCTGGATTTACATCGGGTATACCCTGGTTAAAAGTAAATGACAATTATCCTGAGGTTAATGCGCAAAAAGCATTAAGTGATGAAAATTCGATTTTTTACTTTTATAAGAATTTAATTCGTCTGCGTAAAGAGCTACCAGTGATGATTCATGGAGATTATCAACTCCTTTTAGAAGAAAACGAGAACTTATATGTTTATACTCGAAGTTTTGATGGCACAACATTACTTGTTGCTGCTAATTTCTCAAAGGAAACGTGCGAGTTAAAGCTTCCAGAAATCTTAAACGGCGGGAAGTTACTCGTTCATAATTATTCCGATGTCGCGAACCAGTTGCACAATGAGTCAAGCATGCGCCCTTACGAAGTAAAAGTGTATATGTTATAA
- a CDS encoding amino acid ABC transporter ATP-binding protein, translating to MSIIQVKDLKKSFGELEVLKNINTDVKEKEVVCVVGPSGSGKSTFLRCLNKLEEITGGSVIVNGHNIADPKTNINKVRQDVGMVFQHFNLFPHKTVLENVTLAPIKVKGENKQNSAKKAKELLAKVGLGDKANNYPGELSGGQKQRVAIARALAMEPSVMLFDEPTSALDPEMIGEVLEVMKDLAKEGMTMVVVTHEMGFAREVGDRVIFMDGGYIVEENVPNELFSNPQNERTQAFLSKIL from the coding sequence ATGAGCATCATCCAGGTGAAAGATCTTAAGAAATCGTTCGGAGAGTTAGAAGTATTAAAGAATATTAATACAGATGTAAAAGAAAAAGAGGTTGTTTGCGTAGTCGGTCCTTCTGGTTCAGGCAAAAGCACCTTTCTTCGCTGTTTAAATAAATTAGAGGAAATAACGGGCGGTAGCGTCATCGTTAATGGTCATAATATTGCGGATCCAAAAACGAATATCAATAAGGTTCGTCAGGACGTCGGAATGGTTTTTCAACATTTTAACCTCTTTCCACATAAAACAGTTCTTGAGAATGTAACCCTTGCCCCCATTAAAGTAAAAGGGGAAAACAAACAAAACTCAGCAAAGAAAGCAAAGGAACTTCTTGCTAAAGTTGGGCTTGGAGATAAGGCCAATAATTACCCAGGCGAACTTTCAGGGGGTCAAAAGCAGCGTGTCGCAATTGCTAGAGCTCTTGCAATGGAACCTAGCGTTATGCTTTTTGATGAACCAACTTCCGCACTGGACCCTGAAATGATCGGCGAAGTGTTAGAAGTTATGAAAGATCTTGCTAAAGAAGGCATGACGATGGTTGTAGTTACTCATGAAATGGGTTTTGCACGTGAAGTAGGCGACCGCGTTATTTTTATGGATGGCGGCTATATCGTAGAAGAGAACGTCCCTAACGAATTGTTCTCAAATCCTCAAAATGAGCGAACTCAGGCTTTCTTAAGTAAAATCCTATAA
- a CDS encoding ABC transporter permease — protein sequence MNEENFFTLFIETMQNRWDDIFVALQEHLFLSFISIVIAILISVPLGIFISRRKKLAEPFIAVAAIFQTVPSLALFGFLIPFLGIGNITAIIALTVYALLPILRNTYTGITSVDQSSIEAGRGMGMTSMQILMKIEVPLSLPVIMAGVRTATVLTIGVATLATFVGAGGLGDIIYRGLTSNKDELVLAGALPATILALGFDLILKLLENAATPKGVKAKK from the coding sequence ATGAATGAGGAAAACTTTTTTACTTTATTTATAGAAACGATGCAAAATCGTTGGGATGATATTTTTGTTGCGCTTCAGGAGCACCTTTTCCTATCATTTATATCGATTGTCATTGCCATCTTAATCTCAGTTCCACTTGGGATTTTTATTTCCAGACGCAAGAAATTGGCTGAGCCGTTTATTGCCGTAGCTGCTATTTTTCAAACGGTTCCGAGTCTTGCATTGTTTGGTTTTCTTATTCCGTTTCTTGGAATCGGAAATATTACTGCCATCATCGCATTAACGGTGTATGCACTTCTTCCGATTTTAAGGAATACATACACGGGCATCACATCCGTGGACCAATCTTCCATTGAAGCTGGTAGAGGGATGGGGATGACAAGTATGCAGATTTTAATGAAGATTGAAGTACCTCTTTCTCTTCCTGTCATTATGGCTGGCGTTCGTACGGCTACCGTATTGACAATCGGAGTAGCAACTCTAGCGACGTTTGTTGGTGCAGGAGGATTAGGTGATATTATTTATCGAGGACTAACGTCTAATAAAGATGAGCTTGTGCTAGCTGGTGCACTACCGGCAACCATTCTTGCTCTTGGTTTTGACCTAATTCTAAAGTTATTAGAAAACGCGGCAACTCCTAAAGGAGTTAAAGCAAAAAAATAA
- the choW gene encoding choline ABC transporter permease subunit, with the protein MQLFPKIPLADWVDSFVDMLTDNLEPVFDGITSGIDWFVEGIVSILGFPPALVLIAIFTILAWWSSRWPVAIFTLFGLLLIDNLGYWDPTIETLALVLTSVIISIILGVPLGIWASQSDRVRGIITPVLDFMQTMPAFVYLIPAILFFGIGMVPGIIASVIFAMPPTIRLTNLGIRQVPEDLIEASNAFGSTTKQKLIKVQLPLATPTIMAGINQSIMLSLSMVVIASLVGAPGLGADVYRAVTQIKVGIGFEAGLAIVILAIMLDRISQNIGKTKN; encoded by the coding sequence ATGCAACTATTTCCTAAGATTCCATTAGCTGATTGGGTAGACAGCTTTGTTGATATGCTTACTGATAATCTTGAACCTGTTTTTGATGGCATTACATCTGGTATCGATTGGTTTGTTGAAGGAATTGTTTCAATTCTAGGCTTCCCGCCAGCGCTTGTGCTAATTGCTATCTTTACGATCCTGGCCTGGTGGTCAAGTCGATGGCCAGTTGCCATCTTTACGTTATTTGGTCTACTACTAATCGATAATTTAGGTTATTGGGACCCAACAATTGAGACACTTGCTCTCGTGTTAACTTCGGTTATTATATCCATCATTCTTGGTGTTCCACTTGGAATATGGGCATCACAAAGTGACCGAGTAAGAGGCATTATTACACCTGTTCTTGATTTTATGCAGACAATGCCTGCATTCGTTTATCTCATTCCTGCCATTTTGTTCTTTGGAATTGGAATGGTACCAGGTATCATCGCTTCTGTTATTTTTGCGATGCCACCAACGATTCGCTTAACAAATCTTGGGATTCGTCAAGTACCTGAAGACTTAATTGAAGCGTCAAATGCATTTGGTTCTACTACGAAACAGAAATTAATTAAAGTACAGCTACCGCTTGCAACACCTACGATTATGGCGGGAATTAACCAGAGCATTATGCTTTCCCTTTCAATGGTTGTTATTGCATCTCTAGTAGGTGCACCTGGCCTTGGGGCAGATGTTTATCGCGCTGTTACACAAATTAAAGTTGGTATTGGTTTTGAAGCTGGTCTCGCAATCGTTATTCTAGCGATTATGCTCGACCGGATTTCTCAAAATATAGGTAAAACAAAAAACTAA